A DNA window from Malus domestica chromosome 12, GDT2T_hap1 contains the following coding sequences:
- the LOC139189890 gene encoding protein VAPYRIN-like, producing the protein MAPGTRGLRKNLEKTLVTSSMSAAAINRRDLHRWTTFHRACFKGKIKVIRTLLEKGLDMDAKDEDGHTALHCAAESGHADVIEMFIKKRVDAEARTNKGVTALHIAESLHYVGITRILIHRDATKKQ; encoded by the coding sequence ATGGCTCCTGGAACACGTGGTTTGCGCAAGAATCTGGAGAAAACATTGGTGACTTCTTCAATGTCAGCTGCAGCAATCAATAGAAGAGACCTACATAGGTGGACTACTTTCCATAGAGCTTGTTTCAAAGGGAAGATAAAAGTCATTCGAACGCTGCTTGAAAAGGGTTTGGATATGGATGCTAAAGATGAGGATGGACACACCGCGTTGCACTGTGCAGCGGAGTCGGGTCATGCGGATGTGATTGAGATGTTTATAAAGAAAAGAGTTGATGCTGAAGCTCGAACTAACAAAGGTGTGACTGCACTGCATATTGCTGAGTCTTTGCACTACGTTGGGATTACTAGGATACTTATTCATAGAGATGCAACAAAAAAACAATAG